The genomic segment CCGGCGAGGTCGTCGGCACGTACCGGCTGCTGCCGCCCGGCCGCACCGACCGCCGGTACGCCGACGCCGAGTTCGACCTGAGCCCGCTGGCCCCGCTCCGCGACCACCTGGTCGAGGCGGGCCGCTCCTGCGTCCACCCCGATCACCGCACCGGCGCGGTGATCAACCTGATGTGGGCCGGGATCTGCCGCTACCTGCACCTGCGCGGCGCCCGCTGGCTCGGCGGCTGCGCCTCGGTGCCGGTCGCCGACGGCGGGACCGCCGCCGCGCAGGTGTGGGCCGAGGTCACCGCCCGGCACCTCGCCCCGCCGCTGCTGCGGGTCACCCCGCGCCGGCCCTGGTTCGCCGAGGCGCCGGCCGCCGACCTCGCCGCGCTCAAGCCGGCGCAACGGCGGGCGCTCGTGCCGCCGCTGCTGCGCGGCTACCTGCGGCTGGGCGCCTGGGTGGCCGGCGAGCCCGGGTACGACGCGGACTTCGGCTGCGCCGACTTCTACGTGTTGTTCTCGCTGGACCGGATGAACCCGCGCTACCTGCGGCACTTCCTCGGCGAGGCCGGGTCGTGACCGCCGCCGCCGAGCCGTGGGTGGCCGGTCCGGGTGCCGGGGAGGGCCTGTGGCGGCCCACCTCCGGCTGCGGGCCGGACTGCCTTCCGCCGCTCGCCGCCCCGGACGTGTCGCGGCTGCGCCGGGCGGGACGGCTGCTCGGCGTACTCGGCATGCTGCTGGCCGGGGCGGGCCTGACCGTGCTGCTGCCGCTGCTGTCCGCCGCCCGGGGCCGGGCCGCGTTGCGGGGCTGGGCGCGGTGGACGCTGCGTACCCTCGGGGTCCGGCTGCTGGTCCGCGGCCGGGTGCCGCGCGGGCGTGCGCTGCTGGTCGCCAACCACGTCTCCTGGCTGGACGTCCTGGCGGTGCTCGCCGTGTCGCCGGTCCGGATGGTGGCGAAGCGCGAGGTCCGGAGCTGGCCGCTGGTCGGCGCGCTGGCCGCCGCGGCGGGCACCGTCTTCGTGGACCGGTCCCGGCCGCGTGACCTGCCGGCCACCGTCGCGCGGGTGGCCGGCGCGCTGCGGTCCGGGCGGTCGGTGGCGGTGTTCCCGGAGGGTACGACCTGGTGCGGCGCCGCGACGGACTGCCGCCCGAGCCGCGGCTTCCGCCCGGCGATGTTCCAGGCCGCCGTGGCGGCGGGCGCTCCGGTGGTGCCGCTGCGCATCGGCTACCGGTACGCGGGTGATCCGAGCACCCTGCCCGCCTTCCTCGGTGCGGAGACGCTCTGGGCGTCGGGACGCCGGGTGCTCGCCGCCCGGGACCTGACCGCGTCGGTGACGGTGAGCGCCGCGCTGCACCCGGCCGAGGGCGCGGACCGCAGGTCGCTGGCCCGGATCGCCGAGGCCGCCGTCCATCCGGCCCTCGACCCCTGCTCGCGCCACCGCTCGACCTGACAGCCTGACCTGCGGCCGTCAGGGACGCGACACAGTCGCGATAGTGTCTTGTTCAGTCGCGATGTATCGCGTTATGCTCCTCGCAACACCGGGTGTGCCGTGGGTCGGCACGCCGACGAGGGGAGCGTGTCATGGCCAACTGGACGGTCGAGAGCCCGCAGCGGATCACCGTGGACGAGCCGATCACCCGGCTCGACGCCGAACTGATCAGCGGCCGGCTCAACGTGGTCGGCGCCGACGGTCCGGCCCGGGTGGACGTGACCCGGGTCAGCAGCCGGCCGCTCCTCGTCGAGGTCCGCGACGGGCGGCTGACGATCCGGCACAAGCGCAAGCCCGGCCTGTTCGGCATCTTCTCCTGGTTCGGCAACCGGATCCGGGCCGAGGTGTCGGTAGCGGTTCCGCCGGACGTGCTCGCCACCCTGTCGGTGGTCAGCGGCGCGCTCGTCGCCTCCGGGCTGCGCCGGGAGACCCGGGTCGACGTGACCTCCGGGCAGGTCACGCTGCGCGGGCTGCGGGGACGCACCAGCGCGAAGGTCATCTCCGGGCCGGTCGAGGCGCTCGGCATCGGCGGCGACCTGGACCTGGAGACGGTCTCCGGTGAGCTGATCCTGGCCGACAGCGCGCCCGAGCGGGTCCGCGCCCACGCCGTCTCCGGCTCGATCACCTGCGACCTGGACAACCCGCGCGGCAGCGAGATCCGGCTCAGCGCCATCTCCGGCAGCATCACCGTGCGGGTCCGTGAGGACAGCGACCTCACCGTGCACCTGCACACCACCTCCGGCAAGATCACCAGCGGCTTCCCGCAGGTGGACAGCGGTGGGCGCGGGCTCGGCTCGATCAAGGACAGCCACGGTGTGCTCGGCGGGGGTGCGGGTAGGCTCTGGGCCTCCGCGACCTCCGGCAGCATCGCGCTGCTCGCCCGCCCGGTCGCGCCCGCCGACCATGTGGAGGACGTGCCGTGACCGCGGTGTTCAGCCACGGCCGGCTCCGGCTCTACCTGCTGAAGCTGCTCGACGACGGCCCGAAGCACGGCTACGAGCTGATCCGTCTGCTGGAGGAGCGCTTCCTCGGCCTGTACGCACCAAGCGCCGGCACCATCTACCCCCGCCTGCAGCGGCTGGAGGCGGAAGGGCTGGTCACGCACACCGCAGCGGGCGGACGCAAGGTCTACGAGATCACCGAGGCGGGCCGCGCCGAACTGCGGCAGCGCGCCGACGAGCTGTCGACGCTGGAGAGCGACATCGGCGCCGCCGTCGAGGACCTCTCCGCGTTGGCCGGGGAGATCCGTACCGAGGTGCGCGGATCGGTGCGCGACCTGAAGCGGGAGCTGCGCGAGGTGGCCCGCCAGACCCGGCAGGGCGGCTGGACGGCGTCCACCGCCCGGCCGGCGACCGGCGAGGGCCCGGCCCGTCCGGACGACTCGCCGCTGCTCGCCGACTTCGACAAGCGGCTGGCCGCGTTCACGGTCGAGGTCGGGGCGCTGGTCCGGGCCCGGCGGCTGAGCGACAACCAGCTCCGTACCGCGATCCGGCTGCTCGACGGCGCGCTGGAGGGCCTGCGGCGACTGCTCCGCTGATCTCACAGGTTGTTTCCAGGGAGCACCCAGCGCGGCCGCAGCCGGAGCGCGGATGATGGGTGACATGGCGGCTACCCAGACCGAGGCTCGGCTTCTCGTCGTCGAGGACGACCCCAACATCCTCGAACTGCTCTCCGCGAGCCTGCGCTTCGCGGGCTTCGACGTGGCCACCGCGACCAGCGGCAGTGCCGCGCTGAACGCCGCCAAGGACCACCGGCCCGACCTGGTGGTGCTCGACGTGATGCTGCCCGACCTGGACGGCTTCGAGGTCATCCGGATGCTGCGCGAGGGCGGTACGCGTACCCCGGTGGTCTTCCTGACCGCGCGGGACGCCACCGACGACAAGATCCGTGGGCTCACCCTGGGCGGCGACGACTACGTCACCAAGCCGTTCAGCCTGGAGGAGCTGACCGCCCGGATCCGGGCCGTGCTGCGGCGTACCGCGACCGGCGACCAGACTCCCTCCCGGCTCACCTTCGCCGACCTGGAACTGGACGAGGAGACCCACGAGGTGCACCGGGCCGGCCAGCGCGTACAGCTGTCGCCGACCGAGTTCAAGCTGCTGCGCTACCTGATGCTCAACGCCAACCGGGTGCTCAGCAAGGCGCAGATCCTCGACCACGTCTGGAACTACGACTTCCGGGGTGACGACAACATCGTCGAGTCCTACATCTCGTACCTGCGGCGCAAGGTCGACAACACCCAGCCCCGGCTGATCCACACGCTCCGGGGAGTGGGATACGTGCTCCGCAAGCCGGCGGCGTGAACGTCGTCCACGACGCGAAGGGCAGGCTGCGTAGCGTCCCGCTCCGGCTGAAGCTCGTCGCCGCGGTCCTCGCGCTCGTGGCTGTGGCGCTGGTGGTGATCAGCGGTCTGACGGCGTTCCTGCTGCGGAACTACCTGATCGGGCAGGCGGACGACCAGCTCCGCGGCGGCGCGTACACGGTGGCCAACACGCTCGACAGGGCCGGCGGCGGCCCGATCAAGATCACCATTCCGTCGGACTACGTGGCGTCCACCGTGGCGCCCGGCGAGTTGCCCGATGAGCCGAGGCGCTACGAGGGCCTGCGCGACGAGGAACTGCCCCGGTTCCCCGCCGACTACGCGGGCTACCAGGAGCGGGTGGGCGACCCGTTCACCGTGCGCTCCGAGGACGGCCGCAGCCGGTGGCGGATGCTCTACACCGCCCTGCCCGACGGGCGGATCATCGCGTTCGGGCAGCACCTCACCGGCATCGACTCCGCGGTCGGCCGGCTGGTGTGGATAGACCTCCTGGTCGGTGGCGCGGTGCTGATCTCGCTGGCGTCCGTCGGCGCCGGGATCGTGCGTACCAGCCTGAAGCCGCTGGTGGAGATAGAGCGTACGGCGGCCGCCATCGCCGGCGGTGACCTGACCCGGCGGGTGCCCGACCCGGAGGAGGGGCGGTCGTGCCCGACCTCTGAGCTGGGCCGCCTGTCCCGGGCGCTCAACGCCATGCTGGCCCAGATCGAGGCCGCGTTCACCGCGCGGGCCGCCTCCGAGGCGGCGGCGCGCAGCGCCGAGATGGGCGCGCGGGACGCCGCCGCGTATGCGCAGGCGTCGGAGGCGCGGGCCCGCCGGTCCGAGGAGCGGATGCGGCAGTTCATCGCCGACGCCTCGCACGAGCTGCGCACGCCGCTGACCACCATCCGGGGCTTCGCCGAGCTGTACCGGCAGGGCGCGGCGCGGGCGCCGGAGCAGACCGCCGACCTGCTGCGCCGCATCGAGGACGAGGCGTCCCGGATGGGTCTGCTGGTGGAGGACCTGCTGCTGCTGGCGCGGATGGACCGGGAACGGCCGATCGCGCTGGCCCCGGTCGAGCTGCCGGTGCTGGCCTCGGACGCGGTGGAGGCGGCCCGGGTGGTCGCCCCGGACCGGCGGATCGAGCTGGAGCGGGAGCCGGGCGCCGGCCCGCTGGTGGTGCTCGGCGACGACGCGCGCCTGCGTCAGGTGATCGGCAACCTGATGACGAACGCGCTCACCCACACCCCGCCGGACGCGTCGGTGACGCTGCGGCTGCGGGCGGAGGCGGGCAACCTCGCCGTGGTGGAGGTGGCGGACACCGGTCCCGGGCTCACCCCGGAGCAGGCCGAGCGGGTCTTCGAGCGGTTCTACCGGGTGGACGCCGCGCGTACCCGCCGGGCCGGCGGACCGATCAGCACCGGCCTCGGCCTGGCCATCGTGGCGGCGCTCGTCGCCGCGCACCACGGCACCGTCGAGGTGGCGGAGACGCCGGGCGGCGGGGCGACGTTCCGGGTGAAGCTGCCGCTGCTGCCGGAGGCGCCCGAGCCGGGCGAGTGACATTCAGAAAACTTCCAGGCGGATTCCAGGCTGGTGACAGTGCTACGGGGAAAGCTGGTGACATGACCGACCACGAGACCGATCCGCAGCGGTCGCCGGCCCCCGCCGACGCCGAGCCGTCGCACCACACCGCCGAGCTGCCCCGCGTCGAGAGCGGGACGTCGGACTCCTCCAGCAACCCGGCCGCGGCGTCGGTTCCGGCCGACTCCCCGGCCGCCGGAACCAGCACGCCCGCCGGGCCGTACCCGCCGCAGCCGGCGACGCCGTCCGCGCCGCCGTATCCGGCCTCGGGGCAGCCGCACCCCTGGTACGGGCAGCAGCAGGGCGGCTGGAACCAGCAGGCCACCTCGGGCTACCCGTCCACCCAGCACGGCGGGCCGGTCCCGTCGTACCAGGCTCAGCCGTACCAGACGCAGCAGGGCTACCAGTCGTACCAGCCCGGGCAGCCGATGCCGCAGTGGGGCCAGCAGCAGCCGCCGCGGCCCAGCCGGGCCGGGAAGATCGTCGGCGCGGGCGCGCTGGCACTGGCGCTGATGTTCGGCTCCGGCGTGGCGGGTGGCGCCCTCGCTCTCGGGCTCAACGGGGACGGGCCCACCCGCACCTACTCGGCCGCTCCGGTGATCAACAGCGCCGACCTGCCCAAGATCGCGGCCTCCGTCCAGGACAGCATCGTCACGATCATGACGGGCAGCGGTGAGGGCTCCGGGGTGATCCTCAGCGCCGACGGGTTCGTGCTCACCAACAACCACGTGGTCGCCGGCGGCGGCGACACCGTCCGCGTGGTCTTCGCCAACGGCAAGAGCGCCTCCGCGAAGGTCGTCGGCACCGACCCGAAGACCGACCTGGCGGTGGTCCAGGCCAGCGGCGTCAGCGACCTGAAGGCGGCCAAGTTCGGCGACAGCGACGCCATGCAGGTCGGTGACCAGGTGCTCGCCCTGGGCAGCCCGCTCGGCCTCCAGGGCTCGGTCACCGCCGGCATCCTCAGCGCCCGCGACCGCACCATCCAGGCGGGCGGCGGCCAGCAGCAGAACCCGCAGCAGGGCGCGAGCTCGATCTCCGGCCTCCTGCAGACCGACGCCCCGATCAACCCGGGCAACTCCGGCGGCGCGCTGGTGAACACCCGGGGTGAGGTCATCGGCATCAACACCGCCATCGCCACCGCCGGACAGGGCAGCACCGGGAACATCGGCGTGGGCTTCGCCATCCCGAGCAACAAGGCCAAGGACGTGGCCGAGAAGCTCCAGCGCGGCGAGAAGATCAGCCACCCCTCGCTCGGGGTGAGCGTGAACGGCGCCGAGGACGGCGGAGCGCTCGTCGCCGCCGTCACGCCCGGCAGCCCCGCCGAGAAGGCCGGGCTCCAGCGCGGCGACGTGATCACCAAGTTCGGCGACAAGGTGATCAACGATTCGAACGACCTGGTCGGCGCCGTGCAGGCCGGCAAGGTCGGTGACCGGGTCGAGGTGCAGTACAAGCGAAACGGATCCAGCGAGAGCGCAACCGTGACGCTCGCCGAGACGTCGTAGTCCCGAGGACCTGCCTCCCTCCTGGGCGGCGGGTGACGGAGCCAAGGGGGTTGGCTCCGTCACCCGCCGCCCCTCCTCGTTTTCTCACCCGGTGCGGGTGAGCGCGCCTCACCCGCACCGTGGGCAGGCTCGGGGCATGACGACCACGTCCGCCGTGCGTACCGACCAGGAGATCCAGCGCGACGTCCTCGCCGAACTGGACTGGGACGCGCAGACCCGCGCCACCGAGGTCGGCGTGACGGTCTCGCGGGGCGTCGTCACGCTCACCGGCCAGGTGGACAGCTACGCCCGGCGCTGGGCCGTCGAGCGCTGCGCCCACCGGGTACGCGGCGTCCGGGCGGTCGCCAGTGACCTGGCCGTCGACCTGCCCGCCACGGACCTGCGTACCGACGCGGACATCGCGATCGCGGCAGGCCGGGCGCTGGAGTGGGACAGCTTCGTGCCCGCCGAGCGGCTGGACGTGACGGTGGCCGACGGCTGGGTGATGCTCCGGGGCGAGGTCGAGTTCGGCTTCCAGCGCCGTACCGCCGAGCGGGAACTGCGCCGGCTGCGGGGCGTACGCGGGGTGACGAACCTGGTCGAGGTGCGGCCCCCGGCTCCGCCGAGCGACGAGCAGAGGCGGCTCGACCTGCGCGCCCTGCTGCTGCGGCGCACCGGGACCGATCGGATCGACGCCCGGGTCGACGGGGACACGGTGGTGCTCGACGGCGCGGTGAGCGCCTGGTGGCAGCGGGAGGACGCGGAACGGGCCGCCTGGGCGCTGCCCGGCGTACGGGAGGTGCACGTCGGGATCGTGGTGTCCGGCTGACCGGTGTCGTTTACCGCGGGCCGGGCCGGGAACCCGCGCGCAGCGGGGTACGCCGGGGACCGACGGGGAGGACTCGTGGCCGTGAACCAGCAGTCCCCGGAGCGCGCCCGGGCCGGGCCGCTGCGGATCGCCATGGTGGTGCCGCCGTGGCTGTCGGTGCCGCCGCCCGGCTACGGCGGTCTGGAGACAGTGGTGGCGGGCCTCGTCGACGCGCTCGTCGACAGGGGACACCGCGTCACGCTGTTCGGCGCCGGGACCGAGCACGGCACCGCCGCCGACTTCGTCTCCACCTGCGACGACCTCCAGTACGAGCGGATGGGCGAGTCGCTGCCCGAACTGGCGCATCTCGCTCACGTGGACCGCCTGGTCGACCCGGCCGCCTTCGACCTGATCCACGACCACACCACGATCGGCCCGCTGGTGGCCGGCCGCCGCCGGGTGCCCACCGTGGCCACCGTGCACGGCAACCCGGTCGGGGAGTACGGCACGGTGCTCGGCAACACCGACCGGGGGGTGGGGCTGGTCGCGATCTCGCACACCCAGCGCCGGGCCAACCCGGGTCTGCCCTGGGCCGGCACGGTGCACAACGCGATGCCGCTGCGGGACATCCCCCGCAAGCGCAGCCCCGGCGCGGGCCCGGTGCTCTGGCTGGCCCGGTTCAGCCCGGACAAGGGCCCGGACGTGGCGATCGCGGCCTGCCGCGCGGCCGGGTTGCCGCTCACGCTCGCGGGCAAGAGCAACGAACCGGCCGAGCGCCGCTACCTGGAACAGGTGGTCCGGCCGCTGCTCGGCGACGACGTGACACTCGTGGTGAACGCGGACCGGGCGACGGCGTTGCGGCTGCTGCTGGACGCGCGTTGCCTGATCATGCCGATCCAGTGGGCGGAGCCGTTCGGCATGGTGATGGTGGAGGCGATGGCGACCGGTACACCGGTGGTGGCGCTGGGCCGCGGCGCGGTGCCGGAGCTGGTCCGCGACGGGGTCACCGGTTTCGTCTGCGAGCACCCCGGCGAGCTGCCGGCGGCGTTGCGGGCGGCGGCTGACCTGGACCCGGCGGACTGCGTGGCGCACGTGGGGGAGAACTTCTCGGTGGAGCGGATGGCCGCCGACTACGAGGCTGTCTACCGGGGCTTCCTCGCCGCGCGGGCGCCCGCACGGGCACCCCTGGCGGTGGCGCCGGCCGTCGCCGGGTGAGCCGTCAGGTCTGCCCGGCCACGAGTTCCGCCGCGGCGGCGTCGAGTCGCCGCGCGTACCCGGGGCTGATGCTGCCCTCGCGGCGACGCTCGTCGATCTTGCCGCGGAGCCGGTCCACGGCGGCGGTCACCTCGCCCTCACCGCTCGCGGCGACCGCGTTGCGCAGCAGGTTGCGCAGGTCCACCCCGACGTCCTCGCGGATCTGGCCCTCCGTCAGCCCGTCCTCGATCAGCCCGTCCACCCGTTCGGCGGCGTCGGCCTGACCGGCGCCCGGCGGGCGGGCGCCGCCGGTCGGCGGCACCGACGTCGGCGCGGCCGGCGACGTGGTGGCCGGCGTCTCGGTCACCGGCGGCTCGGCGGGCGTCGGCTGCACCGGCCCGGCGGTCGGCAGCACCCGGGGGTCGGCGGGCCGGTCCGGCGTCAGCGCGGGCGCCAGCAGCGCCGCGGCGGCGACCACTGCCACACCGACGGCCGCCACCGTGAGGGTGCGGCGCCGGCCCGGCCCGGCTGCCGGAACCGGCTGCGCGGCGGGGGCGGGCTCCGGGGGCGGGACCGGCCCCGGCGGCGCGGCTGCGGCGGCCGGTTCCGGGCCGGCCGGCGGCGAGGTCAGAGCGGGCAGCGTCATGGTCGGCGCCAGCATGGTGGCGGCCTGTGGGTCCGCCGGCAGCATCTGGTCGCGCAGCACGGCGGCCACCCGGTGCGCGGTGGGCCGGCGACGCGGGTCGCGGGCCAGGCACCGCAGGCAGATCTCCGCGACCGTCCGGGGCAGCCCCGGTACGTCGTCCAGCGTGGGCTCCGGACTGTCCGCGAGCGCCGCGCTCAGTTGCTCCCAGGTCTCCGCCGGGTACGGCGGCTGCCCGGTCAGCGTCTCGAACAGCAGCACGCCGAGCGAGTACACGTCGGTGGCCGGCTGGGCGGGCGCCCCGTCGAGCCGTTCCGGGGCCACGTACGCCGGGGTGCCGAACGTGCCGCCGTCCTCGTCGTCGTCCGGCGTGCCGATCCGGGTGGCGATGCCGAAGTCGAGCACCTTCGCGCCGGTGCCGGTCATCATGACGTTCGCCGGTGTGACGTCGCGGTGCACGATGCCGAGCCGGTGTGCCGCGGCCAGCGCCTCGGCCACCTGCGCGCCCGTCTCCACCGCCACCGGCCAGGGCAGCGGCCCCTGGGTGAGCCGGTGCTCCAGCTCCTCGCCGCTGAGCAGTTCCATCACCACGAACGAGGTGATCGAGCCGTCCGGGGCCACCGTCTCGCCGTAGTCGTGCACGGCGGTGACATGCGGATGGTCGAGTTGGGCGGCCGAGCGGGCCTCCTCGCGAACCATGTCGCGGAACCGCGCGTCGGCGGCGAGCGAGGGGGCGAGCACCTTCACCGCCACCACCCGGTCGAGCACCTCGTCGCGGGCACGCCAGATCACCGACATGCCACCGGCACCGATCCGGTCGATGAGCCGGTACCGCCGGGCCAGCAGACGGCCGGCCTGGAGTGTCGCCATCAGCTCGCACCTGCCTGTGCTCGGGAGCGCTATCAGGTTCCGTGAATGTGTCTTACGTGTCAACAGTCCGCGCGGCGCCAATCGCGCGGCGCACATCCGCGATGGCTCCCCGTCACCGCCGGGAGCGGCGGGGACGTCCGCCCGGCCGGTTGTGCGCCGCGTGCCAGGATGAACGCATGGCAGCAGGTCCGGTGGCGTTCGTGCTCGGCGGCGGGGGAGTGCTCGGCGCGGTCGAGGTGGGCATGCTGCGTGCGCTGTTCCGCGCCCGGATCACACCCGATCTGGTGCTCGGTACGTCGATCGGCGCGGTCAACGGCGCCCTGGTCGCCGCCGACCCGACCGAGGCGGTCACCGACCGGCTGGTCCGGCTCTGGGCCTCGCCCGAGGCCAGCGAGGTGTACGGCGACTCGGTCGCCCGGCAGTTGCGCCGATTCGCCGCCCGCACCCACCTGCACTCGCCCCGCCCGCTGTACCGCCTGCTGGAGAGCACGCTGGGCGAGGAGACCACCTTCGCCGACCTGGCGGTGCCGTTCCGCTGCTGCGCCGCGAACATCGAGCGTGCCGCCGAGCACTGGTTCCACAGCGGACCACTGGTGCCGGCGGTGCTCGCCTCCGCCTCGGTACCCGGGCTGCTGCCCCCGACCCAGATCGACGGCCAGCACTACATCGACGGCGGGGTGGTCAACTCGATCCCGGTCGGCGAGGCGGTGGCGCTCGGCGCGAAGCAGATCTTCGTGCTCCAGGTGGGCCGGATAGAACGCGAGCTGAGCCCGCCGCGCCGCCCCTGGGAGATCGCCCAGGTGGCGTTCGAGATCGCCCGCCGGCACCGGTTCGCGCGGGAGATGGCGGCGCTGCCCGAGGACGTGGAGGTGCACGTGCTGCCCACCGGCGGGCTGGAGCCGCGCGACGACAGCCCGTGGGCGTACCGGGACACGGCGGCGGTGGGCCGGCGGATCAGTCGCGCGTACACTGCGTCGCGCCGATACCTGGACACCGCGCTGGAGCGCTGAATGCCGCTGCCACCCCGCTGGCTCCGCCGGCTGGTGCTCGCCCCTGGCGTGGTGCTGCTCGCCTTCTTCGTGGTGACCACGCTGCCGGCCTGGGCACTGCTGGCGCTCGCCGCGTCTCCGCTGGTGCCGGGGCGGCTGCGCCCGCTGCGACTGCTCTGGATCGGCACCGTCTACCTGGTCTGGGACGCCGCCGCGCTGCTCGCGCTGTTCCTGCTGTGGCTGGCCTCGGGCTTCGGCGCGTACAAGCGCGCGCCGGCGTTCCAGCGGGCCCACTACGTGCTGGCCGGCTGGTTCCTGCGGATCATGTTCTGGCAGGCCCGGTGGACGCTGCGGCTGAGCATCGACGTGGTCGGCGCCGACCCGGACACCGCCCTGCCGGGCCGCCCCGAGCTGGTGGTCTGCCGGCACGCCGGGCCCGGTGACTCGTTCATCCTGATCCACGCGCTGGTGAACTGGTTCAACCGGGAACCCCGGATCGTGCTCAAGGAGACCCTCCAGTGGGATCCGGCGATCGACGTGCTGCTCAACCGGCTGCCCAACCGGTTCATCGCGGCCGGGCCGGACGGGCGGGAGTCGGTGGTGCGGCAGATCGGCCACCTGGCCACCGGCCTGGACGACGACGACGCCTTCGTGATCTTCCCGGAGGGGGGAAACTTCACCCCGTCCCGGCGGCTGCGCGCGATCGACCGGCTCCGCGGGCTCGGGCTGGAGCGGATGGCGCGGCGGGCCGAGCGGATGCGGCACGTGCTCGCCCCGCAGCCCGGCGGGCTGCTCGCCGCGCTGGACGCCGCGCCGGACGCCGGAGTGATCTTCGTGGCGCACACCGGTCTGGACCAGATGCTCACCGTCGCCGACGTGTGGCGCGAACTGCCGATGGACAAGCGGATCGTGATGCGGTTCTGGTCGGTGCCGCCGGAGGAGATCCCGGCCGGCAAGCAGGAACGCGTCGACTGGCTGTTCGACTGGTGGGCCCGCATCGACACGTGGATCGCCGCCAACCGCAACGGCGCGGCCGACGACGCCTGAGCGGAATCGCCGCGCGTGTTCAGCGCGGTGCCAGGTCCGCCGCGTAGGGTGCGCTGGTGGAGCAGATCTGCGTGGTGACGACGGTGGTGGACGCCCGCGGGGTCGCGGACGTGCTGGCAGCCGCGGCAGTCGCCGGTCGGCTGGCGGCCTGCGCCCAGGTCGGCGGCCCGGTGGACAGCACCTACTGGTGGCAGTCGGCGATCCAGACCACCGTCGAGTGGCAGGTGCGGTTCAAGACCGCGCCGGACCGCGTGGACGCCCTGGTCGACCAGCTCCGGGCCAACCACCCGTACGAGGTGCCGGAGATCCTGGTCAGCCGGGAGGACAGCGGCAACCCCGGCTACACCGCCTGGGTACACGAGCAGACCCGGCCCTAGGTATTCCTACTCTGTCCGTCCGCTCCGTCGCTGACGAAGCTGGTCGGGTGGAGAACACCGGCTACCCCTGCCCCGGA from the Micromonospora sp. WMMA1947 genome contains:
- a CDS encoding BON domain-containing protein; this translates as MTTTSAVRTDQEIQRDVLAELDWDAQTRATEVGVTVSRGVVTLTGQVDSYARRWAVERCAHRVRGVRAVASDLAVDLPATDLRTDADIAIAAGRALEWDSFVPAERLDVTVADGWVMLRGEVEFGFQRRTAERELRRLRGVRGVTNLVEVRPPAPPSDEQRRLDLRALLLRRTGTDRIDARVDGDTVVLDGAVSAWWQREDAERAAWALPGVREVHVGIVVSG
- a CDS encoding PadR family transcriptional regulator; translated protein: MTAVFSHGRLRLYLLKLLDDGPKHGYELIRLLEERFLGLYAPSAGTIYPRLQRLEAEGLVTHTAAGGRKVYEITEAGRAELRQRADELSTLESDIGAAVEDLSALAGEIRTEVRGSVRDLKRELREVARQTRQGGWTASTARPATGEGPARPDDSPLLADFDKRLAAFTVEVGALVRARRLSDNQLRTAIRLLDGALEGLRRLLR
- a CDS encoding HAMP domain-containing sensor histidine kinase; the encoded protein is MNVVHDAKGRLRSVPLRLKLVAAVLALVAVALVVISGLTAFLLRNYLIGQADDQLRGGAYTVANTLDRAGGGPIKITIPSDYVASTVAPGELPDEPRRYEGLRDEELPRFPADYAGYQERVGDPFTVRSEDGRSRWRMLYTALPDGRIIAFGQHLTGIDSAVGRLVWIDLLVGGAVLISLASVGAGIVRTSLKPLVEIERTAAAIAGGDLTRRVPDPEEGRSCPTSELGRLSRALNAMLAQIEAAFTARAASEAAARSAEMGARDAAAYAQASEARARRSEERMRQFIADASHELRTPLTTIRGFAELYRQGAARAPEQTADLLRRIEDEASRMGLLVEDLLLLARMDRERPIALAPVELPVLASDAVEAARVVAPDRRIELEREPGAGPLVVLGDDARLRQVIGNLMTNALTHTPPDASVTLRLRAEAGNLAVVEVADTGPGLTPEQAERVFERFYRVDAARTRRAGGPISTGLGLAIVAALVAAHHGTVEVAETPGGGATFRVKLPLLPEAPEPGE
- a CDS encoding DUF4097 family beta strand repeat-containing protein; this translates as MANWTVESPQRITVDEPITRLDAELISGRLNVVGADGPARVDVTRVSSRPLLVEVRDGRLTIRHKRKPGLFGIFSWFGNRIRAEVSVAVPPDVLATLSVVSGALVASGLRRETRVDVTSGQVTLRGLRGRTSAKVISGPVEALGIGGDLDLETVSGELILADSAPERVRAHAVSGSITCDLDNPRGSEIRLSAISGSITVRVREDSDLTVHLHTTSGKITSGFPQVDSGGRGLGSIKDSHGVLGGGAGRLWASATSGSIALLARPVAPADHVEDVP
- a CDS encoding trypsin-like peptidase domain-containing protein; translation: MTDHETDPQRSPAPADAEPSHHTAELPRVESGTSDSSSNPAAASVPADSPAAGTSTPAGPYPPQPATPSAPPYPASGQPHPWYGQQQGGWNQQATSGYPSTQHGGPVPSYQAQPYQTQQGYQSYQPGQPMPQWGQQQPPRPSRAGKIVGAGALALALMFGSGVAGGALALGLNGDGPTRTYSAAPVINSADLPKIAASVQDSIVTIMTGSGEGSGVILSADGFVLTNNHVVAGGGDTVRVVFANGKSASAKVVGTDPKTDLAVVQASGVSDLKAAKFGDSDAMQVGDQVLALGSPLGLQGSVTAGILSARDRTIQAGGGQQQNPQQGASSISGLLQTDAPINPGNSGGALVNTRGEVIGINTAIATAGQGSTGNIGVGFAIPSNKAKDVAEKLQRGEKISHPSLGVSVNGAEDGGALVAAVTPGSPAEKAGLQRGDVITKFGDKVINDSNDLVGAVQAGKVGDRVEVQYKRNGSSESATVTLAETS
- a CDS encoding lysophospholipid acyltransferase family protein, whose protein sequence is MTAAAEPWVAGPGAGEGLWRPTSGCGPDCLPPLAAPDVSRLRRAGRLLGVLGMLLAGAGLTVLLPLLSAARGRAALRGWARWTLRTLGVRLLVRGRVPRGRALLVANHVSWLDVLAVLAVSPVRMVAKREVRSWPLVGALAAAAGTVFVDRSRPRDLPATVARVAGALRSGRSVAVFPEGTTWCGAATDCRPSRGFRPAMFQAAVAAGAPVVPLRIGYRYAGDPSTLPAFLGAETLWASGRRVLAARDLTASVTVSAALHPAEGADRRSLARIAEAAVHPALDPCSRHRST
- a CDS encoding response regulator transcription factor; its protein translation is MAATQTEARLLVVEDDPNILELLSASLRFAGFDVATATSGSAALNAAKDHRPDLVVLDVMLPDLDGFEVIRMLREGGTRTPVVFLTARDATDDKIRGLTLGGDDYVTKPFSLEELTARIRAVLRRTATGDQTPSRLTFADLELDEETHEVHRAGQRVQLSPTEFKLLRYLMLNANRVLSKAQILDHVWNYDFRGDDNIVESYISYLRRKVDNTQPRLIHTLRGVGYVLRKPAA
- a CDS encoding GNAT family N-acyltransferase, whose protein sequence is MAVLHAAGAPLTTSGYTLLIADDPTLVAAAQRLRHEVFAGELGATLPTAATGLDTDGFDAYCDHLVVLREGTGEVVGTYRLLPPGRTDRRYADAEFDLSPLAPLRDHLVEAGRSCVHPDHRTGAVINLMWAGICRYLHLRGARWLGGCASVPVADGGTAAAQVWAEVTARHLAPPLLRVTPRRPWFAEAPAADLAALKPAQRRALVPPLLRGYLRLGAWVAGEPGYDADFGCADFYVLFSLDRMNPRYLRHFLGEAGS